In Jannaschia sp. CCS1, the DNA window TCCGAAGCTGATAAGAAGTATGCCACCAACCCATATGATCGTGGCATAGATGATGATGTCGTCGATATTGGCGAGTTTGCCAACGGCGCCCACCGTAAGCGCCATGGCCACCACCACGACACCGATCCAACGATCTCGTACAGGACCAGGGTTTTCCGGCACTTCCTTGAGCTGTCGCAAAAACAACAGGAGGGATAGCACTGGGATTAAGGGTCCATGACTGTACTCTGGCCGCTGCCAAGCATCTATGAGGGCGTCGATCCCATCAAAAAAGAACATACCTGCCACGACACAGGATGCACTCAACCAGAAGATACCCCAAGTCGTGAAATCTTTCAGCGGCACGCCCCATGAGCGTCTGTTTAAGGTACCGGTCGACATTTCTTAAAACTCACATTGATCTTAAGAGATTTTTTGGAAGCGATCGAAGCATCATAGCTATATACTGAATGAAGCGAAACAATGCGTTCATAAAAAGGTGAACACAGTGTTTTCTATAGATAAGCCTGTATTTTTGGCACGCGCCCAGAGCGCGTTATGGCATCATATATCGTCAGTGTGTGTGCCGCTTTTGCCGCCCACGTGAAATTGTCGCGCGCATAGGTTTCGGCGCGGGCTGCCATTGCTTGCGGCTCTGCCGGCGCTTCAACGCAAGCCTCCATTGCCAAGCGATAATCGTGCACTAAGCCGTCGAGAGCTTGTAAGGCTACGCGTCGCCCACGTTGTCCGTCTGCAAGATGCCCCGGGGCTCCGTAATCGGTTACTATGCAGGCGATTCCCGAGGCCATTGCCTCGATGATTACCCCGGCACCCAATTCACGGATGGACGGGAATACAAACGCATCGCAATCCCGCATGTAATGGGCGACTTCGGCCTGAGACTTCCGACCCTCGAACGTGATCCAACCCTCAGCGCCCGCTTCGGCAACCATCGCTTCGAGCCGGGCTCGCTCGGGTCCATCACCCACAATATGAAGCCGGTGCGCCTTGAGGCATTCTGAAGAGATAAACGCCCGGATTACAACTTCGGGAACTTTGTATGGCACGAGCCGCCCGGCATAGAGAAACCGGTAAGGCCCTTTGCCGCTGAACGGCGCCACTCGGCCGGTGCTGTGGAATACCGTTTCATCAAACCCAATTTCGGGGAATGAA includes these proteins:
- a CDS encoding glycosyltransferase family 4 protein, which produces MTHRVLILAENCNPEWPSLPIVGYKYARALAAVTDVTVVTHPRNAENIERAGDMGAKVRYIDNEWLAKPMYRLAMALRGGSEVAWSTNQIMAYLPYLMFERQALRAFRDDLQTGAFDIVHRITPMSPTLPSYIAGRTKQPFIIGPLNGNLDWPEAFRAEQKREREGLRRLRGLYRYLPYSRGSFTKAAAILSSFDHTAADLPAGLEDRTVSFPEIGFDETVFHSTGRVAPFSGKGPYRFLYAGRLVPYKVPEVVIRAFISSECLKAHRLHIVGDGPERARLEAMVAEAGAEGWITFEGRKSQAEVAHYMRDCDAFVFPSIRELGAGVIIEAMASGIACIVTDYGAPGHLADGQRGRRVALQALDGLVHDYRLAMEACVEAPAEPQAMAARAETYARDNFTWAAKAAHTLTIYDAITRSGRVPKIQAYL